A window from Rhizobium sp. BG4 encodes these proteins:
- a CDS encoding helix-turn-helix domain-containing protein — protein MDATSSLVSTLPDGAERRRSIAVIVGREPSLHSILVAVEPFRAANRVGKAQLFSIDFMPGDPRDTPSSMDIAVPRTATFDDPKKYDLILLMFTYTVADEAKGKLFRWLRRQAAGGAHLCGMDTGPLVLAEAGLLNGYTATGHWTGMASLKELAPGGTIVEQLYVIDRNRSTCAGQASSLDCSMALLRRLCGDTLYHLVCNELVYTAPRAAETRQREIVNGQSWLANPILLKAQRIMQETVEDPLDMDGVAERCGVSARELQYLFKRYLNTNPKKMYMAFRLQHAKELLLYSSMSIRETGLASGFATPSAYYRAFHAVYQKSPQEYRGDFAKNRSAMYGRNLY, from the coding sequence ATGGACGCTACCAGCAGCCTTGTGAGCACGCTTCCGGATGGTGCCGAACGCCGGAGATCGATTGCCGTAATCGTGGGTAGAGAGCCCTCGCTCCATAGTATTCTTGTGGCTGTCGAGCCGTTCCGCGCTGCCAACCGGGTGGGCAAGGCGCAGCTCTTCAGCATTGATTTCATGCCCGGCGATCCGCGCGATACGCCGAGCAGCATGGACATCGCCGTGCCGCGAACGGCGACCTTCGACGACCCCAAGAAATACGATCTGATCCTGCTGATGTTCACCTATACGGTGGCAGATGAGGCCAAGGGAAAGCTGTTTCGCTGGCTGCGGCGGCAGGCGGCGGGCGGGGCACATCTGTGCGGCATGGATACCGGGCCACTGGTGCTTGCCGAGGCGGGATTGCTGAACGGCTACACCGCCACCGGACACTGGACCGGCATGGCCTCACTGAAGGAGCTGGCGCCCGGCGGCACCATCGTCGAGCAGCTCTATGTCATAGACCGCAACCGCTCGACCTGTGCCGGACAGGCATCGAGCCTCGATTGCTCGATGGCGCTGCTCCGGCGACTGTGCGGCGACACGCTCTATCATCTCGTCTGCAACGAGCTCGTCTATACCGCGCCGCGCGCTGCCGAGACGCGCCAGCGCGAGATCGTCAACGGCCAGTCCTGGCTTGCCAATCCGATCCTGCTGAAGGCGCAGCGCATCATGCAGGAAACGGTCGAGGATCCGCTCGACATGGATGGTGTGGCAGAGCGCTGCGGGGTTTCGGCGCGGGAGCTTCAATATCTCTTCAAGCGCTATCTCAATACCAACCCGAAGAAGATGTATATGGCCTTCCGTCTGCAGCACGCGAAGGAGCTGTTGCTCTATAGCTCGATGAGCATCCGCGAGACCGGGCTCGCCAGCGGCTTTGCGACGCCGTCAGCCTATTACCGTGCCTTCCACGCCGTTTATCAGAAGAGCCCGCAGGAATATCGCGGCGATTTCGCCAAGAACCGCTCGGCCATGTACGGCCGCAATCTCTACTGA
- a CDS encoding CaiB/BaiF CoA-transferase family protein produces the protein MVTPLSGIRVVELARILAGPWAGQTLADLGASVIKIESPEGDDTRRWGPPFVEAGQETTAAYFHACNRGKLSVTADFNAPGDLEHIKELIRGADVLIENFKVGGLAKFGLDYAALKEINPRLIYCSITGFGQSGPYASRAGYDFIVQGMAGIMHLTGEPEGQPQKIGVAFADIFTGLYSVIAIQAALALREKTGVGQHIDMALFDSTVGVLANQGMNYLASGVSPKRLGNAHPNIAPYQVFPVADGDVIIACGNDSQFAKLAAILGVPELAADPRFTSNPSRVHNHAALTEILELQTKRITRDQLLSGLERAGVPAGPINDLTDVFTDPQILHRGMVVENDGAPGIRTPIVFSDASLDTSRRSPGLGEHSDLLSGGWEMLESEERQ, from the coding sequence ATGGTAACGCCCCTCAGCGGAATACGAGTGGTTGAACTCGCACGCATTCTGGCCGGCCCCTGGGCCGGACAGACTCTCGCGGATCTCGGCGCCAGCGTCATCAAGATCGAATCCCCAGAGGGTGACGACACAAGACGCTGGGGGCCTCCCTTCGTCGAAGCCGGCCAGGAAACGACGGCCGCCTACTTCCACGCCTGCAATCGCGGCAAGCTCAGCGTCACCGCCGATTTCAATGCACCCGGCGATCTCGAACATATCAAAGAGCTGATACGCGGCGCCGATGTGCTGATCGAGAACTTCAAGGTCGGCGGCCTTGCCAAGTTCGGACTGGATTATGCTGCGTTGAAGGAGATCAATCCGCGGCTGATCTACTGCTCGATCACCGGCTTCGGCCAGTCCGGCCCCTATGCCTCGCGCGCCGGCTACGATTTCATCGTCCAGGGCATGGCCGGGATCATGCATCTGACTGGCGAGCCCGAGGGCCAACCGCAGAAGATCGGCGTCGCCTTTGCCGATATCTTCACCGGCCTCTATTCCGTCATCGCCATCCAGGCGGCGCTGGCGCTGCGTGAGAAGACCGGCGTTGGCCAGCATATCGACATGGCGCTGTTCGACAGCACGGTTGGCGTGCTCGCCAATCAGGGCATGAACTATCTTGCCTCCGGCGTCTCGCCGAAGCGTCTCGGCAATGCCCATCCGAATATCGCCCCCTACCAGGTCTTTCCGGTCGCCGATGGGGACGTCATCATCGCCTGCGGGAACGACAGCCAGTTTGCCAAGCTTGCAGCGATCCTGGGCGTTCCCGAGCTCGCCGCCGATCCGCGCTTCACATCCAATCCGAGCCGCGTTCACAACCACGCCGCCCTGACCGAGATTCTGGAGCTGCAGACGAAGCGCATCACCCGCGATCAGCTGCTTTCCGGTCTGGAACGCGCAGGCGTACCCGCCGGTCCGATCAACGACCTCACCGATGTCTTCACCGATCCCCAGATCCTGCATCGCGGCATGGTGGTCGAAAACGACGGCGCGCCCGGCATCCGCACGCCGATCGTCTTCTCGGACGCCTCGCTCGACACATCACGCCGCTCCCCGGGTCTTGGAGAACATAGCGACCTTCTGTCCGGCGGCTGGGAGATGCTGGAGAGCGAAGAGCGTCAGTAG
- a CDS encoding acyl-CoA dehydrogenase: MSSSPNTARKSSSAFVWSDPFLLDEQLSEDERMIRDSAAAFAKAELLPRVQEAYLDEQTDAGLFKLMGQTGLLGVTLPEEYGAANASYVAYGLVAREIERIDSGYRSMMSVQSSLVIYPIYAYGSDEQKKKYLPGLVSGDLIGCFGLTEPDAGSDPGGMKTRAEKIEGGYRLRGSKMWISNAPIADVFVVWAKSEAHNNEIRGFVLEKGMKGLSAPKIGGKLSLRASITGEIVLDGVEVGEDALLPNVSGLKGPFGCLNRARYGISWGVMGAAEDCWFRARQYGLDRKQFGKPLAGMQLYQKKLADMQTEIALGLQGSLRVGQLMDQHKMAPEMISIVKRNNCGKALDIARQARDMHGGNGIQIEFHVMRHSQNLETVNTYEGTHDVHALILGRAQTDIQAFF, translated from the coding sequence TTGTCCAGTTCTCCCAACACCGCCCGCAAGTCCTCCAGCGCTTTCGTCTGGAGCGATCCCTTCCTGCTCGACGAACAGCTCTCCGAAGATGAGCGGATGATCCGCGACTCGGCGGCCGCCTTCGCCAAGGCCGAGCTGCTGCCGCGCGTCCAGGAAGCCTATCTCGACGAACAGACCGATGCCGGCCTCTTCAAGCTGATGGGCCAGACCGGCCTGCTCGGCGTCACGCTGCCGGAGGAATACGGCGCCGCCAACGCTTCCTACGTCGCCTACGGCCTTGTTGCCCGCGAGATTGAGCGCATCGACTCGGGCTATCGCTCGATGATGAGCGTCCAGTCCTCGCTGGTCATCTACCCGATCTATGCCTACGGCTCCGACGAACAGAAGAAGAAGTATCTGCCGGGCCTCGTCTCGGGCGATCTGATCGGCTGCTTCGGCCTGACCGAGCCGGATGCAGGCTCCGATCCGGGCGGCATGAAGACCCGCGCCGAAAAGATCGAGGGAGGCTATCGCCTGCGCGGTTCCAAGATGTGGATTTCCAATGCGCCGATCGCCGACGTCTTCGTCGTCTGGGCAAAGTCGGAAGCCCATAACAACGAGATCCGCGGCTTCGTGCTCGAAAAGGGCATGAAGGGTCTTTCGGCTCCGAAGATCGGCGGCAAGCTGTCGCTGCGCGCCTCGATCACCGGCGAAATCGTGCTCGACGGCGTCGAAGTCGGCGAAGATGCGCTGCTGCCCAACGTTTCGGGCCTGAAAGGTCCGTTCGGCTGCCTGAACCGCGCCCGCTACGGCATTTCCTGGGGCGTCATGGGAGCGGCCGAAGATTGCTGGTTCCGCGCCCGCCAATACGGCCTCGACCGCAAGCAGTTCGGCAAGCCGCTCGCCGGCATGCAGCTTTACCAGAAGAAGCTCGCCGACATGCAGACCGAAATCGCGCTCGGCCTGCAGGGGTCGCTGCGCGTCGGCCAGCTGATGGACCAACACAAGATGGCGCCGGAAATGATCTCCATCGTCAAGCGCAACAATTGCGGCAAGGCGCTCGACATCGCCCGCCAGGCCCGCGACATGCACGGCGGCAACGGCATCCAGATCGAATTCCACGTCATGCGCCATTCGCAGAACCTGGAGACGGTCAACACCTACGAGGGCACGCATGACGTCCATGCGCTGATCCTCGGCCGCGCCCAAACGGACATCCAGGCTTTTTTCTGA
- a CDS encoding LysR family transcriptional regulator, producing the protein MRQRRFLPHISHLSAFEAVLRNGSTAAAARELNLTQSTVSRLIQTLEQQLGRALFERHKQRLVPTEAAQAYGRDITRALDLIQRGSMEFSANPGGGTLTLAILPAFGTRWLAPRLGGFLKDHPGINVNLATRLKRFNFAAEGFDAAIHFGTADWREADHLKLFDERLTACISPTLLQERPVGKPEDVLDLPLLQLETRTSAWAIWFAAQGIKPRGVTGMLFDQFATMTQAAIAGLGVALLPDYLAKDEIQAGRLLPLLKPSITGTGTYWLAWPQSRASYPPLVSFRSWLAKVVDESPWGIAD; encoded by the coding sequence GTGCGCCAGAGACGATTTCTTCCCCATATCAGCCATCTCTCGGCCTTCGAGGCGGTGCTGCGGAACGGCTCCACGGCCGCGGCGGCCCGGGAGCTGAACCTGACGCAGAGCACAGTCAGCCGGCTGATCCAGACGCTGGAACAGCAGCTCGGCCGGGCGTTGTTCGAACGCCACAAGCAGCGTCTCGTGCCGACCGAGGCGGCGCAAGCCTATGGCCGCGACATTACCCGCGCACTCGACCTGATCCAGCGCGGCAGCATGGAATTCTCGGCCAATCCTGGCGGCGGCACGCTGACGCTGGCGATTTTGCCGGCTTTCGGCACCCGCTGGCTGGCGCCGCGGCTCGGCGGCTTTCTGAAAGATCACCCTGGGATCAACGTCAATCTGGCGACGCGCCTCAAGCGCTTCAATTTCGCCGCCGAAGGCTTTGACGCCGCAATCCATTTCGGCACTGCCGACTGGCGAGAGGCTGATCATCTCAAGCTCTTCGACGAGCGCCTGACGGCCTGCATTTCACCAACGCTGCTGCAGGAAAGGCCGGTCGGCAAGCCCGAGGATGTGCTCGACCTGCCGCTCCTCCAGCTGGAGACCCGCACCAGCGCCTGGGCGATCTGGTTCGCAGCGCAGGGCATCAAGCCGCGCGGCGTCACCGGCATGCTCTTCGACCAGTTCGCCACGATGACCCAGGCCGCCATCGCCGGCCTCGGCGTGGCGCTGCTGCCGGATTATCTGGCGAAGGACGAAATCCAGGCCGGCCGGCTCCTGCCGCTCCTCAAGCCGTCCATCACCGGCACCGGAACCTATTGGCTCGCCTGGCCGCAATCGCGCGCCAGCTACCCGCCGCTCGTGTCATTTCGCTCATGGTTGGCAAAGGTGGTGGATGAGAGCCCTTGGGGCATCGCGGACTAG
- a CDS encoding MFS transporter: MSIQPQQRIYICFFLFAVSMGAMLSRLPDLQESLQVDKSELGLTLIGAAIGALVSLTFSSPLIARFGARKTAFLTVLGTSALLALVPWAGSAPLVFAILFCEGLLAGALEINLNVEIDRVEARLGKGVMNRAHGFWSLGFFVTALVSAALRQAEVSVHMHLGLTFAFVLVVGTIAISGMQNAPVRQTAEHADAGHIALPTRGLLPLCAIGIAAFLVEGAGIDWSAIYMRDVFQSVPFIGGLGLTLFTFFMAVTRLFADPFVDRFGSRNVAFVLLLVSAAGLAAVWLAPHEYVALLGFALMGSGCSAVYPLAVSAAAQRRDRASHLNVAALAQMSFVVFFLAPPLLGFVAEHFGIRSSYLVCLPVIILALTCIRALSAQRKLAVA, translated from the coding sequence ATGTCAATCCAGCCGCAGCAGCGGATCTACATCTGCTTCTTCCTGTTCGCTGTCTCCATGGGCGCGATGCTATCACGCCTGCCCGATCTGCAGGAGAGCCTGCAGGTCGATAAATCGGAACTCGGGCTGACGCTGATTGGCGCCGCCATTGGCGCCCTGGTGTCGTTGACCTTCTCCTCGCCGCTGATCGCCCGCTTCGGCGCCCGCAAGACCGCATTCCTGACCGTTCTCGGGACCTCCGCTTTGCTCGCGCTCGTTCCCTGGGCGGGCAGCGCGCCCCTCGTTTTCGCGATCCTCTTCTGCGAAGGCCTGCTCGCCGGTGCGCTGGAGATCAATCTCAATGTCGAGATCGACCGCGTCGAGGCAAGGCTCGGCAAGGGCGTGATGAACCGCGCCCACGGCTTCTGGAGCCTGGGTTTCTTCGTCACCGCGCTGGTATCGGCGGCTCTTCGCCAGGCCGAAGTCTCGGTGCATATGCATCTCGGCCTGACCTTCGCGTTCGTCCTCGTGGTCGGCACCATCGCCATTTCAGGCATGCAGAACGCGCCGGTACGCCAGACGGCGGAACATGCGGACGCCGGCCACATCGCGCTTCCGACGCGCGGCCTGCTGCCGCTCTGTGCCATCGGCATCGCGGCTTTCCTCGTCGAGGGCGCCGGTATCGACTGGTCGGCGATCTACATGCGCGACGTCTTCCAGTCGGTGCCCTTCATCGGTGGTCTCGGCCTGACGCTGTTCACCTTCTTCATGGCCGTCACTCGCCTTTTCGCCGACCCGTTCGTCGATCGCTTCGGCTCGCGAAACGTCGCCTTCGTGCTGCTTCTGGTGTCGGCCGCAGGCCTCGCCGCCGTCTGGTTGGCGCCGCATGAATATGTGGCACTCCTCGGCTTCGCCCTCATGGGCTCAGGCTGCAGCGCGGTCTATCCGCTTGCAGTCTCGGCGGCTGCCCAGCGCCGCGACCGCGCCTCGCATCTCAATGTCGCGGCCCTCGCGCAGATGTCCTTCGTGGTGTTCTTCCTCGCCCCGCCACTCCTCGGCTTCGTCGCCGAACATTTCGGCATCCGCTCCTCCTACCTCGTCTGCCTGCCGGTGATCATCCTGGCACTGACCTGCATCCGGGCGCTTTCCGCACAGCGGAAGCTGGCGGTGGCTTGA
- a CDS encoding phosphodiester glycosidase family protein has product MGIRTAVAQESAQICERKPFEQQSYIVCSPDAAKGSLQLFWRGADGQPYRTFSQLADSLTAKGKTLVFAINAGMYQPDFTPLGLYVENGQELRPAETGTRTGEPGKIPNFYKQPNGVLYWGSAGAGILSTGDFIKQKPAAEFATQSGPMLVIDNRLHPALIPGSSDRTRRSGVGVCDGGKVRFAISEDSVNFHDFARFFRDGLHCPNALFLDGGNGSGLFNPALGRNDYSWHGGYGPIAGFVQ; this is encoded by the coding sequence ATCGGCATCCGCACCGCGGTTGCGCAGGAGAGCGCACAGATATGCGAGAGAAAGCCGTTCGAGCAGCAGTCCTATATCGTCTGCTCGCCGGACGCCGCCAAGGGTAGTTTACAGCTCTTCTGGAGAGGCGCCGATGGTCAGCCCTACCGGACATTCTCGCAGCTGGCGGACAGTTTGACGGCGAAAGGCAAGACGTTGGTCTTCGCGATCAATGCCGGCATGTATCAGCCGGATTTCACGCCGCTCGGTCTCTATGTCGAGAACGGGCAGGAACTTCGCCCGGCCGAGACCGGCACCAGGACGGGCGAGCCCGGCAAGATCCCGAATTTCTACAAGCAGCCGAATGGCGTTCTCTATTGGGGCTCCGCCGGGGCTGGCATCCTTTCGACCGGAGACTTCATCAAGCAGAAGCCGGCTGCGGAGTTCGCGACGCAATCCGGTCCGATGCTGGTGATCGACAATAGGCTGCATCCGGCTTTGATCCCCGGGTCGTCCGACCGCACGCGCCGGAGCGGCGTGGGTGTCTGTGACGGCGGCAAGGTCCGCTTTGCGATCAGCGAAGACAGCGTGAACTTCCACGATTTCGCCCGCTTTTTCCGCGATGGCCTGCATTGCCCGAACGCTCTCTTCCTCGATGGCGGCAATGGCAGCGGCCTCTTCAATCCGGCGCTCGGCCGCAATGACTATTCCTGGCACGGCGGATATGGGCCGATCGCTGGATTTGTTCAGTAA
- a CDS encoding extracellular solute-binding protein, whose product MNRREFLITSSAAAGLLAMPRFASAAGETIDLYSGSDANIIDFWSNIVVPAFSKAHPELAIKVTDAGDNTGLRAIADRGLAALKSKTDPQADIFEHFDPRLPAGGIDAGLWVKFSAENIEGFDHVNPLSVDSEYSLPYRGSQVLLAYDTTKLDPKNAPKTWEQLTAWIKANPGQFIYNRPDKGGSGGNFVRRAIHEANGRDPKKFTVDNFTADYANQTLTPAWKILTDLAPSLYEKGAYTAGNTQSIQLLAQGVVTMTPVWSDQILQAIAQGVLPETTGLVQLSDLALCGGFSRMTVFSNGAHKDAALKLAAFLLTKEMQEAIITEIGGFPGVSWDHISDELRKKYADVIPTTIPVFPSGDWETNINDGWYRNVAPNISRT is encoded by the coding sequence ATGAACAGACGCGAATTTCTTATCACCTCGTCGGCCGCAGCGGGCCTCCTGGCAATGCCGCGCTTTGCTTCTGCAGCCGGAGAGACGATCGATCTCTATAGCGGCTCCGATGCCAACATCATCGATTTCTGGTCGAACATCGTGGTCCCGGCCTTTTCGAAGGCTCACCCCGAGCTGGCGATCAAGGTCACCGACGCCGGCGACAATACCGGTCTTCGCGCCATCGCCGACCGCGGCCTCGCTGCTCTGAAGAGCAAGACCGATCCGCAGGCCGACATCTTCGAACATTTCGACCCGCGCCTTCCGGCTGGGGGCATCGATGCCGGCCTCTGGGTCAAGTTCTCGGCCGAGAACATCGAGGGCTTCGATCACGTCAACCCGCTGAGCGTCGATAGCGAATATTCGCTTCCCTATCGCGGCTCGCAGGTTCTGCTCGCTTACGACACGACCAAACTCGACCCGAAGAACGCGCCAAAGACCTGGGAACAGCTGACGGCCTGGATCAAGGCGAACCCGGGCCAGTTCATCTATAACCGTCCTGACAAGGGCGGTTCCGGCGGCAATTTCGTTCGCCGCGCCATCCATGAAGCCAATGGCCGCGACCCGAAGAAGTTCACCGTCGACAACTTCACCGCCGACTATGCCAACCAGACGCTGACGCCGGCCTGGAAGATCCTGACCGATCTCGCCCCGTCGCTCTATGAAAAGGGCGCTTACACCGCCGGCAATACCCAGTCGATCCAGCTTCTGGCACAGGGCGTCGTCACCATGACCCCGGTCTGGTCCGACCAGATCCTGCAGGCGATCGCGCAGGGCGTTCTGCCTGAGACGACGGGCCTCGTTCAGCTGAGCGACCTCGCGCTCTGCGGCGGCTTCTCGCGCATGACCGTCTTCTCGAACGGTGCTCACAAGGATGCCGCGCTGAAGCTCGCGGCCTTCCTGCTCACCAAGGAGATGCAGGAAGCGATCATCACCGAGATCGGCGGCTTCCCGGGCGTTTCCTGGGATCACATCTCGGACGAACTGCGCAAGAAGTATGCTGACGTCATCCCGACGACCATTCCGGTCTTCCCGAGCGGCGATTGGGAAACCAACATCAATGACGGCTGGTACCGCAACGTCGCTCCGAACATCAGCCGTACCTGA